One stretch of Microbacterium terrae DNA includes these proteins:
- the lepB gene encoding signal peptidase I yields MTTEKAASAEPAPTADGGDSVIHRRRRGWLTFLRDVLVIVLIAVLVSFLVKTFLVRSFYIPSGSMEDTLLINDRILVDEITPRFGGYDHGDIVVFEDPGGWLPPSTTPDRPPVVEAVDWALSLVGLSAPDSDDHLVKRIIGLPGDHVVCCNALGQITINGIPIDETSYVKLPDGASAVSEDSFDVVVPDDRLWVLGDNRYRSKDSRYNTDQPGDGFVPVGNVVGRAFLVTWPLDRFGLLDFHHEVFAGVPDPGAEESAK; encoded by the coding sequence ATGACGACCGAGAAGGCGGCATCGGCCGAGCCGGCACCCACCGCCGACGGCGGCGATTCGGTGATCCACCGTCGCCGACGGGGCTGGCTCACCTTCCTGCGCGACGTGCTGGTGATCGTGCTGATCGCCGTGCTGGTCTCCTTCCTCGTCAAGACCTTCCTGGTGCGCTCGTTCTACATCCCGTCGGGATCGATGGAGGACACGCTCCTCATCAACGACCGCATCCTCGTCGATGAGATCACTCCCCGCTTCGGCGGGTACGACCACGGCGACATCGTCGTCTTCGAGGATCCGGGCGGATGGCTGCCGCCGAGCACCACGCCCGATCGTCCTCCCGTGGTCGAGGCCGTCGACTGGGCGCTGTCGCTCGTCGGACTCTCGGCACCCGACAGCGACGACCACCTCGTCAAGCGGATCATCGGACTCCCGGGCGATCACGTGGTCTGCTGCAACGCGCTCGGACAGATCACCATCAACGGCATCCCGATCGACGAGACGTCGTATGTGAAGCTGCCCGACGGCGCGTCGGCGGTGTCGGAGGACTCATTCGACGTCGTGGTGCCCGACGACCGCCTGTGGGTGCTCGGCGACAACCGCTACCGATCCAAGGATTCCCGCTACAACACCGACCAGCCCGGTGACGGGTTCGTCCCGGTCGGGAACGTCGTCGGGCGCGCGTTCCTCGTGACCTGGCCGCTCGACCGGTTCGGACTGCTCGACTTCCACCACGAGGTGTTCGCGGGCGTCCCCGATCCCGGCGCGGAGGAATCCGCGAAGTGA
- the nirD gene encoding nitrite reductase small subunit NirD: MTLVDQPETETVRPGWVRVCALGDLEVERGRAALLGGTQIALFLLRGADGADGRVHAVSNFDPYSRANVISRGIVGTRGDAPTVASPMYKQVFDLRTGVCLDAQGKDPIGLHVWPVAVDGDDVLVRWDVPR; the protein is encoded by the coding sequence ATGACTCTCGTGGACCAGCCCGAGACCGAGACCGTTCGACCCGGTTGGGTGCGCGTGTGCGCGCTCGGCGACCTCGAGGTGGAGCGCGGCCGAGCCGCCCTGCTCGGCGGCACGCAGATCGCGCTCTTCCTGCTGCGCGGCGCGGACGGCGCCGACGGCCGCGTGCATGCGGTGTCGAATTTCGACCCGTACAGCCGGGCGAACGTGATCTCACGGGGCATCGTCGGAACGCGCGGCGACGCGCCCACGGTGGCCTCGCCCATGTACAAGCAGGTCTTCGACCTGCGCACCGGCGTCTGCCTCGACGCACAGGGCAAGGACCCAATCGGCCTGCACGTGTGGCCCGTCGCCGTCGACGGCGACGATGTGCTGGTGCGCTGGGACGTGCCACGATGA
- a CDS encoding uroporphyrinogen-III synthase, with protein sequence MTAPNRPVLSAALDGCTIVIAVDRRSGELAAALERHGATVRHAPALTIVPHIDDDALIAATRELIANPPEIVVATTGVGFRGWIEAADEAGLLDDLHHALSRAQIVARGPKARGAIQQSGLTADWVAESETSTELGEYLLAEGVAGRRVAVQHHGSGADGLDELFAQAHADVVSLTVYRWGPPPDPAAVSRSVIATAQGEVDAVIFTSAPGAAEWLDAAAREGVLPEIIRRCETHRVLMASVGPITAAPLTDVGIEPLIAERGRLGSLVRAVVTHFGGGHAASLPTSAGRLELRSTGAVIDGRHVPLSRTGVDILAALFAAGGAVVSRTRLQDALPRSGANTHAVEMAVARVREAIGEPDLIKTVVKRGYRLNVLDPAEAPA encoded by the coding sequence GTGACAGCTCCGAACCGCCCCGTCCTGTCAGCCGCACTGGACGGATGCACGATCGTCATCGCCGTCGATCGGCGATCCGGCGAACTCGCCGCTGCGCTCGAGCGCCACGGCGCGACGGTCCGCCACGCACCGGCCTTGACGATCGTGCCGCACATCGACGACGACGCGCTCATCGCCGCGACCCGCGAGCTGATCGCGAATCCGCCGGAGATCGTCGTCGCCACGACCGGTGTGGGGTTCCGCGGCTGGATCGAGGCCGCCGACGAGGCGGGGCTGCTCGACGACCTCCACCACGCGCTCTCGCGCGCGCAGATCGTCGCGCGCGGCCCCAAGGCCCGCGGTGCGATCCAGCAGTCCGGCCTCACCGCCGACTGGGTGGCGGAGTCCGAGACGTCGACCGAGCTCGGCGAGTACCTCCTCGCCGAAGGCGTCGCCGGCCGCCGCGTCGCGGTCCAGCACCACGGCTCGGGCGCGGACGGGCTCGACGAGCTCTTCGCCCAGGCGCACGCCGACGTCGTCAGCCTCACCGTGTATCGCTGGGGGCCGCCGCCCGACCCCGCCGCGGTGAGCCGCTCGGTGATCGCCACTGCCCAGGGCGAGGTCGACGCCGTCATCTTCACCTCGGCTCCCGGCGCGGCGGAGTGGCTCGACGCCGCTGCCCGCGAGGGCGTGCTCCCCGAGATCATCCGCCGCTGCGAGACGCACCGCGTGCTCATGGCGTCGGTCGGTCCGATCACCGCAGCGCCCCTCACCGACGTGGGCATCGAGCCGCTCATCGCCGAGCGGGGGCGCCTCGGCTCCCTGGTGCGTGCCGTCGTCACCCACTTCGGCGGCGGACACGCGGCATCCCTTCCGACCTCCGCCGGGCGGCTCGAACTGCGCAGCACCGGCGCCGTCATCGACGGTCGGCACGTGCCCCTGTCGCGGACCGGCGTAGACATCCTCGCCGCGCTGTTCGCGGCCGGGGGCGCAGTGGTGTCGCGGACGCGGCTGCAGGACGCGCTCCCCCGCTCGGGCGCGAACACTCATGCGGTCGAGATGGCCGTCGCGCGCGTTCGCGAGGCGATCGGCGAGCCCGACCTCATCAAGACGGTCGTCAAGCGCGGCTACCGCCTCAATGTGCTCGATCCCGCCGAGGCCCCCGCCTGA
- the cobA gene encoding uroporphyrinogen-III C-methyltransferase: MTTMIGLSLSGRSVVMVGGGAVTARRLERFLADGARVRVVAPEVGGDVARLIAEHRLVWTRRRFRAADVTGAWLVHTATGDPRTDDAVFAACERRQTPCVNAADGAHGSARLAAETRSGDVVVGVVSDASVDPRRAARLRDAIGALLRDGSLPLRRRRATAVGRVDLVGGGPGPADLMTVRGRRLLAEADVVVADRLGPTHVLAELDPEVEVVDVGKRPGHHPVPQDEINAIIVRHARAGKRVVRLKGGDPFVFGRGGEEVAACLAAGVAVEVVPGLTSVVSVPQSAGIPVTHRGTAAGLHVVNGQGELTSSTLAALADDTVTTVVLMGVAALPSIVAAALAAGAPTTRPVAIVESGHTPDQRTTRTTLATAVSDARGAGVTNPAVVVIGDVARADLLLPVPELTGDRTR, encoded by the coding sequence ATGACGACCATGATCGGCCTCTCGCTGAGCGGCCGCTCCGTGGTGATGGTCGGCGGCGGGGCGGTGACCGCACGGCGGCTCGAGCGGTTCCTCGCCGACGGGGCGCGTGTGCGCGTCGTCGCGCCCGAGGTCGGCGGCGACGTCGCTCGGCTCATCGCCGAGCACCGGCTCGTCTGGACCCGCCGGCGGTTCCGCGCGGCCGACGTGACGGGCGCGTGGCTCGTGCACACGGCCACGGGCGACCCGCGGACCGACGACGCGGTCTTCGCGGCGTGCGAGCGCCGGCAGACCCCGTGCGTCAACGCGGCCGACGGCGCTCACGGCTCGGCGCGGCTCGCTGCCGAGACCCGCTCCGGAGACGTGGTCGTCGGAGTCGTCTCCGACGCGAGCGTCGACCCGCGCCGCGCCGCGCGCCTGCGCGACGCCATCGGCGCGCTCCTGCGCGACGGCTCCCTCCCGCTGCGTCGCCGTCGGGCGACCGCGGTGGGTCGCGTCGACCTCGTCGGCGGCGGTCCCGGGCCCGCCGACCTCATGACCGTGCGCGGACGCCGTCTCCTCGCGGAGGCCGATGTCGTCGTCGCCGATCGCCTCGGCCCCACGCACGTGCTGGCCGAGCTCGACCCCGAGGTCGAGGTCGTCGACGTGGGCAAGCGGCCCGGACACCACCCTGTGCCGCAGGACGAGATCAACGCGATCATCGTGCGTCACGCGCGGGCCGGCAAGCGCGTCGTGCGTCTCAAGGGCGGCGACCCGTTCGTCTTCGGGCGCGGCGGCGAAGAAGTCGCCGCGTGCCTGGCCGCCGGTGTCGCGGTCGAGGTCGTGCCCGGCCTCACCAGTGTCGTCTCGGTGCCCCAGTCCGCCGGCATCCCCGTCACCCATCGCGGAACCGCGGCGGGTCTGCACGTGGTCAACGGCCAGGGCGAGTTGACCTCGTCGACGCTCGCGGCCCTCGCCGACGACACGGTCACCACCGTCGTGCTCATGGGCGTCGCAGCACTGCCGTCGATCGTCGCTGCGGCACTCGCCGCCGGCGCACCGACGACCCGTCCAGTCGCTATCGTCGAGAGTGGGCACACGCCCGACCAGCGCACGACCCGCACCACGCTCGCCACCGCCGTCTCCGACGCGCGGGGTGCGGGTGTGACCAATCCCGCCGTCGTCGTGATCGGCGACGTCGCCCGTGCCGACCTTCTGCTCCCCGTACCCGAACTGACAGGTGACCGAACCCGGTGA
- the map gene encoding type I methionyl aminopeptidase, which yields MIELRTPAEIEAMRPAGRFVAETLATLRDETRIGTNLLSIDRRAHELIRKAGAESCYIDYHPSFGASPFGKVICTSVNDAVLHGLPHDYALRDGDLVSLDFAVSIDGWVADSAVSFVVGTARDEDLALIDSTERALDAAIAAATVGNRIGDISHAIAGVGHGDGYSINTDFGGHGVGRIMHGDPHVPNDGKPARGYPLRAGLVVALEPWFLQTTDELITDPDGWTLRSADGSRGAHSEHTIAVTADGPIVLTDRSWLGVS from the coding sequence ATGATCGAACTGCGCACGCCCGCCGAGATCGAGGCGATGCGACCGGCCGGCCGCTTCGTGGCCGAGACCCTGGCCACCCTGAGGGACGAGACCCGGATCGGGACGAATCTGCTCTCGATCGACCGCCGGGCGCACGAGCTCATCCGCAAGGCGGGCGCCGAGTCGTGCTACATCGACTACCACCCCTCGTTCGGCGCCAGCCCGTTCGGCAAGGTCATCTGCACGTCGGTCAACGACGCCGTGCTGCACGGCCTCCCCCACGACTACGCACTGCGCGACGGCGACCTCGTCTCGCTCGACTTCGCGGTCTCGATCGACGGCTGGGTCGCCGACTCCGCGGTGTCGTTCGTCGTCGGCACGGCCCGCGACGAGGACCTCGCCCTGATCGACTCCACTGAGCGCGCGCTCGACGCCGCGATCGCCGCGGCCACGGTCGGCAACCGCATCGGCGACATCTCCCATGCGATCGCCGGCGTCGGCCACGGCGACGGGTACTCGATCAACACCGACTTCGGCGGGCACGGCGTCGGCCGCATCATGCACGGCGACCCCCACGTGCCCAACGACGGCAAGCCGGCACGCGGCTACCCGCTCCGGGCCGGTCTCGTCGTCGCCCTCGAGCCGTGGTTCCTGCAGACCACCGACGAGCTGATCACCGACCCCGACGGCTGGACCCTGCGCTCGGCCGACGGCTCGCGCGGGGCCCACTCCGAGCACACCATCGCGGTGACCGCCGACGGCCCGATCGTGCTCACCGACCGCTCCTGGCTCGGCGTCTCCTGA
- the glgX gene encoding glycogen debranching protein GlgX: MARDASENPAVWPGSPYPLGATYDGGGTNFALYSEVAERVELCLFDDDGVESRIALVEVDAFVWHAYIPTVEPGQRYGYRVHGPYDPANGQRCNPSKLLLDPYAKAVDGEIAWGQAVYGYTFGDPDSRDDSDSAAAMITGVVVNPYFDWAGDRRPGTPYAETLVYEAHVRGLTLRHPAVPAHLRGTYSAIAHPAIIEHLHKLGVTAIELMPVHQFVDDDVLQQKGLRNYWGYNTISFFAPHNGYSASGRRGQQVQEFKGMVKALHAAGIEVILDVVYNHTAEGNGLGPTLSMRGIDNAAYYKLDDDDRRQYTDYTGTGNSLNVRNPHALQLVMDSLRYWVLEMHVDGFRFDLASALAREFYAVDRLSSFFELVQQDPVVSQVKLIAEPWDVGPGGYQVGNFPPQWTEWNGRYRDTVRDFWRGEPQALGEFASRLTGSADLYEHSGRRPVASVNFVTAHDGFTLRDLVSYERKHNEANGEDGRDGADDNRSRNFGVEGPTDDPAILALRARQQRNFIATLLLSQGVPMLLHGDELGRTQGGNNNGYAQDDETTWVDWDAADQPLLEFTAALARLRRDHPTFRRRRFFEGRPVRRAVGEPVQDIAWLRPDGSLMESEDWDSGFGRAIGVFLNGAGIRERDRRGEPIRDRHFIVLFNAGDDIIDFHIPVVEYSPDWEVVVDTAGAQADSAPLGPGSTVRLEATSLIVLREHDPRASVVDHSVAGALAVLAGAPATTHAPRAELRV, from the coding sequence GTGGCGCGCGACGCATCCGAGAATCCTGCTGTCTGGCCCGGCTCGCCGTACCCGCTCGGTGCGACCTATGACGGTGGAGGGACGAACTTCGCGCTCTATAGCGAGGTCGCCGAGCGGGTCGAGCTGTGCCTCTTCGATGACGACGGCGTGGAGTCGCGCATCGCGCTGGTCGAGGTCGACGCCTTCGTCTGGCACGCGTACATCCCGACCGTCGAACCGGGGCAGCGCTACGGCTACCGGGTGCACGGTCCCTACGACCCCGCGAACGGGCAGCGGTGCAATCCGTCGAAGCTGCTGCTCGATCCGTACGCGAAGGCCGTCGACGGCGAGATCGCCTGGGGACAGGCGGTGTACGGCTACACCTTCGGCGACCCCGACTCCCGCGACGACTCCGACTCCGCCGCCGCCATGATCACGGGCGTCGTCGTCAACCCCTACTTCGACTGGGCGGGCGACCGGCGCCCGGGCACCCCGTACGCCGAGACGCTCGTCTACGAAGCGCATGTGCGGGGCCTGACGCTGCGGCATCCGGCGGTCCCCGCGCACCTGCGAGGCACGTACAGCGCCATCGCGCATCCCGCGATCATCGAGCATCTGCACAAACTCGGGGTCACCGCGATCGAACTCATGCCGGTGCACCAGTTCGTCGACGACGACGTGCTGCAGCAGAAGGGCCTGCGCAACTACTGGGGCTACAACACGATCTCGTTCTTCGCGCCGCACAACGGCTACTCGGCGTCGGGACGCCGAGGGCAGCAGGTGCAGGAGTTCAAGGGGATGGTGAAGGCGCTCCACGCCGCCGGCATCGAGGTCATCCTCGACGTCGTGTACAACCACACCGCCGAGGGCAACGGCCTCGGCCCCACGCTCTCGATGCGCGGCATCGACAACGCCGCGTACTACAAGCTCGACGATGACGACCGGCGGCAGTACACCGACTACACCGGCACCGGGAACAGTCTCAACGTGCGCAATCCGCACGCTCTGCAGCTGGTCATGGATTCGCTCCGCTACTGGGTGCTCGAGATGCACGTCGACGGCTTCCGCTTCGACCTCGCATCCGCGCTCGCCCGCGAGTTCTACGCCGTCGACCGGCTCTCCTCGTTCTTCGAGCTCGTCCAGCAGGACCCCGTGGTCTCGCAGGTGAAGCTCATCGCCGAGCCCTGGGACGTCGGACCGGGCGGCTACCAGGTCGGCAACTTCCCCCCGCAGTGGACCGAGTGGAACGGGCGCTACCGCGACACCGTCCGCGACTTCTGGCGCGGCGAGCCCCAGGCGCTCGGCGAGTTCGCCTCACGCCTCACCGGGTCGGCCGACCTGTACGAGCACTCCGGGCGCCGGCCCGTGGCATCCGTCAACTTCGTCACCGCACACGACGGCTTCACTCTCCGAGATCTCGTCTCGTACGAGCGCAAGCACAACGAGGCGAACGGAGAGGACGGCCGGGACGGTGCCGACGACAACCGGTCGAGGAACTTCGGCGTCGAGGGTCCGACCGACGACCCGGCGATCCTCGCGCTCCGCGCGCGTCAGCAGCGCAACTTCATCGCCACCCTGCTGCTCAGTCAGGGGGTGCCGATGCTGCTGCACGGCGATGAGCTCGGGCGCACCCAGGGCGGCAACAACAACGGGTATGCGCAAGACGACGAGACGACGTGGGTGGACTGGGATGCCGCCGATCAGCCGCTGCTCGAGTTCACGGCAGCTCTGGCCCGGCTGCGACGCGATCATCCGACCTTTCGCCGGCGGCGCTTCTTCGAAGGCCGACCCGTGCGGCGGGCCGTGGGGGAGCCGGTCCAGGACATCGCCTGGCTCCGCCCCGACGGCTCGCTCATGGAGTCCGAGGACTGGGACTCGGGGTTCGGCAGGGCGATCGGCGTCTTCCTCAACGGGGCGGGCATCCGCGAGCGCGACCGGCGCGGCGAGCCCATCCGGGACCGCCACTTCATCGTGCTGTTCAACGCGGGCGACGACATCATCGACTTCCATATCCCCGTCGTGGAATACAGCCCCGACTGGGAGGTCGTCGTCGACACCGCGGGTGCGCAGGCCGACTCGGCGCCGCTCGGCCCGGGATCGACGGTTCGCCTCGAGGCGACCTCGCTGATCGTGCTGAGGGAGCACGACCCGCGCGCATCGGTCGTCGATCACTCCGTGGCGGGCGCGCTGGCGGTCCTCGCCGGCGCGCCCGCCACGACGCACGCGCCGCGGGCGGAACTGCGGGTCTGA
- a CDS encoding ribonuclease HII, whose amino-acid sequence MTVVEPKLTLERRLLREHALVIACDEVGRGALAGPVAVGAAVVDAPRSRKRVPQGLRDSKLIPEARRDDVAARAAMWVAASSVGWASSIEIDEIGIMRALGLATLRAIADLRTQGVVPEEAIIVLDGNYDYITPAGGRGLLVRPVIKADRDCASASAASVIAKVARDHLMVGLHDEHPAYGWSSNKGYASPDHRAAIREHGISRHHRASWSIADAPTLF is encoded by the coding sequence GTGACCGTGGTCGAGCCGAAGCTCACGCTGGAGCGTCGCCTCCTGCGCGAGCATGCGCTCGTCATCGCGTGCGACGAGGTCGGGCGCGGTGCGCTCGCGGGTCCCGTCGCCGTCGGGGCGGCGGTGGTGGATGCTCCGCGTTCGCGCAAGCGCGTCCCGCAGGGACTGCGCGACTCGAAGCTGATCCCCGAGGCACGTCGCGACGATGTCGCCGCGAGAGCTGCGATGTGGGTCGCCGCGAGTTCCGTCGGGTGGGCGAGCTCGATCGAGATCGACGAGATCGGCATCATGCGCGCGCTCGGACTCGCGACGCTGCGCGCGATCGCCGACCTGCGCACGCAGGGCGTCGTGCCCGAGGAGGCGATCATCGTGCTCGACGGCAACTACGACTACATCACTCCCGCCGGCGGCCGGGGGCTGCTCGTCCGCCCGGTGATCAAGGCCGACCGCGACTGCGCATCCGCGTCCGCCGCGTCGGTGATCGCCAAAGTCGCGCGCGACCACCTGATGGTGGGCCTGCACGACGAGCATCCCGCATACGGCTGGTCGAGCAACAAGGGCTACGCGAGCCCCGACCACCGGGCGGCCATCCGCGAGCACGGCATCAGCCGTCATCACCGGGCGTCCTGGTCGATCGCGGACGCGCCGACCCTGTTCTGA
- the nirB gene encoding nitrite reductase large subunit NirB, with translation MHTAAAPGPHVVVVGAGMVAHRFAESLLSRAGEQWRVTIIGEEDRHPYDRVGLTGFFGGASTDDLTLDRSVFDDERLRFVRGDAVARIDRDARRVTTRSGLSIGYDRLVLATGSYAARLAVEGFGLPGCFVYRTLDDVESLRAFVTARSAELGRPLTGTVIGGGLLGLEAAGALQGLDVLCTVVQSSDRLMSAQLDLPAGNSLRRLIESRGITVKTGTVTTRLDPDRSGQVAGLEFRDGAYERTDVVVFTVGVRPRDELARAADLDVHPRGGVLIDDGCQTSDPRILAIGEVANFDGMCVGLVAPGYAMAEVAASRLLGSEAGDASASFPGYDLSTKLKLSGVDVASFGDAFAETPGALDVVYSDPVAGVYKKLVLSDDAKTLLGGILVGDASAYGSLRPLVGSALGGDPAAYLMPEGGVEAPTGDLPDAALVCSCNSVTAGTIRGAVHDEGCTDVAAVKACTKAGAACGSCVMMVKKIVGTELAKAGATLSNAICEHFDMSRRQLFDAVRVSGLTTFSSVIERFGQGRGCDICKPALASILSTLVRGHVLDGENATLQDTNDHVMANMQKDGSYSVVPRIPGGEITPEGLLVIGQVAQDFGLYTKITGGQRIDLFGARLEQLPEIWKRLVDAGMESGHAYGKSLRTVKSCVGSTWCRYGVQDSVGMAVQLELRYRGLRSPHKIKLGVSGCARECAEARGKDVGVIATEAGWNMYVGGNGGFTPRHAVLFAEGLSDAELLQAIDRFLMYYIFTADRLQRTAPWFEDLEGGLEALKAVVFDDSLGICADLDAAMAAHVDSYEDEWAATLQDPEKLRRFASFVNAPDTPDPSLAYVGERGQVRPATEEERAGGVLIAGTTLEVRR, from the coding sequence ATGCACACCGCCGCCGCGCCCGGACCCCACGTGGTCGTCGTCGGCGCCGGCATGGTCGCGCACCGGTTCGCGGAGAGCCTCCTCAGCCGCGCCGGCGAGCAGTGGCGCGTGACGATCATCGGCGAGGAGGACCGGCACCCGTACGACCGCGTCGGCCTCACCGGATTCTTCGGAGGCGCCAGCACGGATGACCTCACCCTCGACCGCAGCGTGTTCGACGACGAGCGCCTGCGGTTCGTGCGCGGCGATGCCGTCGCGCGCATCGACCGCGACGCACGCCGCGTCACGACGCGCAGCGGCCTGAGCATCGGCTACGACCGACTGGTCCTCGCGACCGGCTCGTATGCGGCCCGCCTCGCCGTCGAGGGCTTCGGACTGCCGGGCTGCTTCGTGTACCGCACGCTCGACGACGTCGAGAGCCTGCGCGCCTTCGTCACCGCCCGCTCCGCCGAGCTCGGCCGTCCGCTCACCGGCACGGTGATCGGCGGCGGTCTCCTCGGCCTCGAAGCCGCCGGGGCGCTCCAGGGACTCGATGTCCTGTGCACCGTCGTGCAGTCCTCCGACCGCCTGATGTCGGCGCAGCTCGATCTGCCCGCCGGCAACTCCCTGCGCCGCCTCATCGAGTCGCGCGGGATCACCGTGAAGACCGGAACGGTCACGACCCGCCTCGACCCCGACCGCTCCGGACAGGTCGCCGGGCTCGAGTTCCGCGACGGCGCGTACGAGCGCACCGACGTCGTCGTTTTCACCGTCGGCGTGCGCCCGCGCGACGAACTGGCCCGTGCGGCCGACCTCGACGTGCACCCGCGCGGCGGCGTCCTCATCGACGACGGCTGCCAGACCTCCGACCCCCGCATCCTCGCGATCGGCGAGGTCGCGAACTTCGACGGGATGTGCGTCGGCCTCGTCGCCCCCGGCTACGCCATGGCAGAGGTCGCCGCCTCCCGTCTCCTCGGCTCGGAGGCGGGCGACGCCTCGGCATCCTTCCCCGGCTACGACCTGTCGACCAAGCTGAAGCTGTCAGGCGTGGATGTCGCGAGCTTCGGCGACGCCTTCGCCGAGACGCCGGGCGCGCTCGACGTGGTCTACTCCGACCCGGTGGCGGGCGTCTACAAGAAGCTCGTGCTCTCGGACGACGCGAAGACGCTGCTCGGCGGCATCCTCGTCGGCGACGCATCGGCCTACGGCTCGCTCCGTCCCCTCGTCGGCAGCGCCCTGGGCGGCGACCCCGCCGCGTACCTCATGCCCGAGGGAGGCGTCGAGGCGCCGACCGGCGACCTGCCCGACGCCGCCCTCGTCTGCTCGTGCAACAGCGTGACCGCCGGCACCATCCGCGGCGCGGTGCACGACGAGGGCTGCACCGATGTCGCCGCCGTGAAGGCGTGCACCAAGGCCGGCGCCGCCTGCGGGTCGTGCGTGATGATGGTCAAGAAGATCGTCGGCACCGAGCTCGCGAAGGCCGGCGCGACCCTCAGCAACGCGATCTGCGAGCACTTCGACATGTCGCGCCGCCAGCTGTTCGACGCGGTCCGCGTCTCGGGACTCACGACGTTCAGCTCGGTCATCGAGCGGTTCGGCCAGGGCCGGGGCTGCGACATCTGCAAGCCGGCGCTCGCCAGCATCCTCTCGACCCTCGTGCGCGGCCACGTGCTCGACGGCGAGAACGCCACGCTGCAGGACACCAACGACCACGTCATGGCGAACATGCAGAAGGACGGCAGCTACTCCGTCGTCCCGCGCATCCCGGGCGGCGAGATCACCCCCGAGGGCCTGCTCGTGATCGGGCAGGTGGCCCAGGACTTCGGGCTGTACACGAAGATCACCGGCGGCCAGCGCATCGACCTGTTCGGAGCCCGCCTCGAGCAGCTTCCCGAGATCTGGAAGCGCCTCGTCGACGCCGGGATGGAGTCGGGTCACGCGTACGGCAAGTCGCTGCGCACAGTGAAGTCGTGCGTCGGATCCACCTGGTGCCGGTACGGCGTGCAGGACTCCGTCGGCATGGCCGTGCAGCTCGAGCTGCGCTACCGCGGGCTGCGCTCGCCCCACAAGATCAAGCTGGGCGTGTCGGGCTGCGCCCGTGAGTGCGCGGAGGCGCGCGGCAAGGACGTCGGCGTCATCGCGACCGAAGCGGGCTGGAACATGTACGTCGGCGGCAACGGCGGATTCACCCCGCGCCACGCCGTGCTGTTCGCGGAGGGACTGAGCGACGCCGAGCTGCTCCAGGCCATCGACCGGTTCCTGATGTACTACATCTTCACCGCCGACCGGCTGCAGCGGACCGCCCCGTGGTTCGAAGACCTCGAAGGCGGGCTGGAGGCGCTGAAGGCGGTCGTGTTCGACGACAGCCTCGGCATCTGCGCCGACCTCGACGCCGCGATGGCCGCACACGTCGACTCGTACGAGGACGAATGGGCCGCGACGCTGCAGGACCCTGAGAAGCTCCGCCGGTTCGCGTCGTTCGTGAACGCTCCGGACACTCCCGACCCGTCGCTGGCGTATGTCGGCGAACGCGGTCAGGTGCGGCCCGCGACCGAGGAGGAGCGCGCCGGCGGCGTGCTCATCGCCGGAACGACCCTGGAGGTGCGTCGATGA
- a CDS encoding MFS transporter permease, with amino-acid sequence MWLRRALFGWLIPSAFVLPLWLLVGWGVFNAGGWAFLWVIFLAIPGVFLWQLLLTLLVRARGTVRAHRAVSWPDAGGFVLWHAMVISLGFFVQSWWAPMLALTILVGIGVFWLALWQLWREARPSGLVMRTTEGVAYIPASAEGRESAAGSAGAPEVIVLSEKRAPTD; translated from the coding sequence ATGTGGCTGCGTCGTGCTCTCTTCGGCTGGCTGATCCCGTCTGCCTTCGTGCTGCCGCTGTGGCTGCTCGTCGGCTGGGGCGTCTTCAACGCCGGCGGCTGGGCGTTCCTGTGGGTGATCTTCCTCGCGATCCCCGGGGTCTTCCTGTGGCAGCTGCTGCTGACCCTCCTCGTCCGGGCGCGCGGCACGGTGCGGGCGCACCGCGCGGTGTCATGGCCGGACGCAGGAGGCTTCGTGCTCTGGCACGCGATGGTGATCTCGCTGGGCTTCTTCGTGCAGTCGTGGTGGGCGCCGATGCTCGCCCTCACGATCCTGGTCGGCATCGGCGTGTTCTGGCTGGCGCTGTGGCAGCTGTGGCGGGAGGCCCGGCCGTCGGGCCTCGTGATGCGCACGACCGAAGGCGTCGCCTACATCCCGGCCTCCGCCGAGGGGCGGGAGTCCGCGGCCGGATCGGCCGGCGCCCCCGAGGTCATCGTCCTGAGCGAGAAGCGCGCACCCACGGACTGA
- the rplS gene encoding 50S ribosomal protein L19, which translates to MQILDAVDAASLRSDIPAFGPGDTVKVHVNITEGNRSRIQVFQGVVIRRQGDSVRETFTVRKISFQVGVERTFPVHSPVIDHIEVVTRGDVRRAKLYYLRNLRGKKAKIKEKRDR; encoded by the coding sequence ATGCAGATCCTCGACGCAGTCGACGCGGCTTCGCTCCGCTCCGACATCCCCGCCTTCGGCCCCGGTGACACCGTCAAGGTGCACGTCAACATCACCGAGGGCAACCGCTCCCGCATCCAGGTCTTCCAGGGCGTCGTCATCCGCCGCCAGGGCGACAGCGTTCGCGAGACCTTCACGGTGCGCAAGATCAGCTTCCAGGTCGGTGTCGAGCGCACCTTCCCCGTGCACTCCCCGGTGATCGACCACATCGAGGTCGTCACCCGCGGTGACGTGCGTCGCGCGAAGCTCTACTACCTGCGCAACCTCCGCGGCAAGAAGGCCAAGATCAAGGAGAAGCGCGACCGCTGA